The proteins below are encoded in one region of Mycobacterium shinjukuense:
- a CDS encoding pyridoxamine 5'-phosphate oxidase family protein, with amino-acid sequence MGTNQRADIVMSPAEIADFVTNSRTGTLATLGPDGQPHLTAMWYAVVDGEIWLETKAKSQKAVNLRRDPRVSFLIEDGDTYDTLRGVSFEGVAEIADDPDTLHRIGVSVWERYTGPYSDDVKPFVDQMMNKRIGVRIVTRRARSWDHRKLGLAHMPVAGSTAPAARRIHR; translated from the coding sequence GTGGGAACCAATCAGCGCGCCGACATCGTCATGTCCCCGGCTGAAATCGCCGACTTCGTCACCAACAGCCGCACCGGCACCCTGGCCACCCTCGGTCCCGACGGGCAGCCGCACCTGACGGCGATGTGGTACGCCGTGGTCGACGGCGAGATCTGGCTGGAGACCAAGGCCAAGTCGCAAAAGGCCGTCAACCTCAGGCGAGATCCGCGGGTGAGTTTCCTGATCGAAGACGGCGACACCTATGACACCCTGCGCGGGGTGTCCTTCGAGGGTGTTGCCGAAATCGCCGACGATCCGGACACCCTGCACCGGATCGGGGTCAGCGTGTGGGAACGCTACACCGGCCCCTACAGCGACGACGTGAAGCCGTTCGTCGACCAGATGATGAACAAACGCATCGGGGTACGCATCGTCACCCGGCGCGCGCGCTCATGGGATCACCGCAAGCTGGGGCTGGCCCACATGCCGGTAGCCGGATCGACGGCACCGGCGGCGCGCCGAATCCACCGATGA